A stretch of the Flavobacterium sp. 5 genome encodes the following:
- a CDS encoding thioredoxin family protein produces MKKILFILLTFLAFTKGNAQVLDPAKWTTAIEKKSETNYVLTFTAVIEKDWHIYSQFTPDGGPLPLEIKFKDQIGNFDLVGKAKESKTTTSFNDVFGVNETFFHDKAQIQQEISLTNPEVVAIQAELNYQICKEVCINLEKKFTFKIPTEKTNRTVEIAPTAIVKLVGNPTDNAVIAPETIQKKGAEIVEIKTVELPKPRLERGLWSIFFIAFFSGFAALLTPCVFPMIPMTVSFFTKQSKTKAAGIRNAIIYGISIILIYVLLGFVVTWVFGADALNALSTNVYFNIIFFILLVVFATSFLGAFEIMLPNSWANKVDSQADRGGIIGILFMALALAIVSFSCTGPIVGTLLVDAASKGGIAPIIGMFGFSLALALPFMLFAMFPGWLNSLPKSGGWLNTVKVVLGFLELALAFKFLSNADLVLQLHLLEREVFLVIWIAIFGTLAFYLFGKITLPHDSPLPHISVGRLSLGLLVLSFTIYLIPGLWGAPLKLISAFPPPMEYSESPLGLVSSGTGNGTSVSTALPEGAKFGPHQIVVFDDYDKGLAYAKMVNKPIMLDFTGHACVNCRKMENNVWSEDNVLSILKNQVVLISLYVDDQRLLPKNEQFVSEKTGSEIETIGDKWTDFMISKYNTNTQPLYVLIDLQGNSLNKEQPTISYVSVTEYENWLKTGISNFKK; encoded by the coding sequence ATGAAGAAAATACTTTTTATACTGCTTACTTTTTTAGCTTTCACCAAAGGAAATGCTCAGGTTTTGGATCCTGCAAAATGGACAACAGCAATCGAAAAGAAATCAGAAACTAATTATGTTTTAACTTTTACTGCAGTAATCGAAAAGGATTGGCATATATATTCACAATTTACCCCTGACGGTGGGCCATTACCTTTGGAAATTAAATTCAAAGATCAGATAGGTAATTTTGATTTGGTTGGTAAAGCCAAAGAAAGTAAAACAACCACTTCTTTCAATGATGTTTTTGGAGTAAACGAAACATTCTTTCATGATAAAGCTCAAATTCAACAAGAAATAAGTCTTACAAATCCTGAGGTTGTAGCTATTCAAGCTGAACTGAATTATCAAATATGTAAAGAAGTATGTATTAATCTTGAAAAGAAATTTACTTTTAAAATACCTACGGAAAAAACAAATAGGACTGTTGAAATAGCTCCGACTGCAATTGTAAAACTGGTTGGTAATCCAACTGATAATGCAGTTATTGCTCCTGAAACGATACAGAAAAAAGGCGCTGAAATTGTAGAAATTAAGACTGTAGAGCTGCCAAAGCCTAGATTGGAAAGAGGATTGTGGTCTATTTTCTTTATTGCTTTTTTCTCAGGATTTGCTGCTTTGTTGACTCCTTGCGTGTTTCCAATGATTCCCATGACGGTTAGTTTTTTTACCAAACAAAGCAAAACTAAAGCCGCAGGAATTAGAAATGCCATTATTTATGGTATTTCAATTATCCTTATTTATGTGTTATTGGGATTTGTTGTTACTTGGGTTTTTGGTGCCGATGCATTGAATGCTTTGTCTACCAATGTGTATTTTAATATTATATTTTTTATTTTATTGGTTGTTTTCGCAACATCTTTCCTTGGTGCTTTTGAGATTATGCTGCCTAATTCGTGGGCAAATAAAGTAGACAGTCAGGCTGATAGAGGAGGCATTATTGGAATTTTATTTATGGCTTTGGCTTTAGCGATTGTTTCCTTTTCATGTACAGGTCCTATCGTAGGAACTCTTTTAGTTGATGCAGCATCCAAAGGAGGAATTGCACCTATAATAGGAATGTTTGGTTTTTCTTTAGCATTAGCCTTGCCTTTTATGCTTTTTGCTATGTTTCCAGGCTGGTTGAATTCGCTTCCAAAATCAGGCGGTTGGTTAAATACAGTCAAAGTGGTTTTAGGATTTTTAGAATTGGCTTTGGCTTTTAAGTTTTTATCCAATGCCGACTTAGTTTTGCAATTGCATTTATTAGAAAGAGAAGTGTTTTTGGTAATTTGGATTGCTATTTTTGGAACTTTAGCTTTCTATTTATTTGGGAAAATTACTTTGCCACATGATAGTCCATTGCCTCATATATCTGTTGGAAGATTGAGCCTTGGGTTGTTAGTGTTGTCTTTTACTATTTATCTAATACCAGGTCTTTGGGGAGCTCCACTTAAATTAATAAGCGCATTTCCGCCTCCAATGGAATATAGTGAAAGTCCATTGGGTTTGGTTAGTTCAGGAACGGGAAATGGAACTAGTGTTTCAACAGCTTTGCCAGAAGGTGCAAAATTTGGACCACATCAAATCGTCGTTTTTGATGATTATGATAAAGGATTAGCTTATGCTAAAATGGTAAACAAACCTATAATGTTAGATTTTACAGGGCATGCTTGTGTTAATTGTAGAAAAATGGAAAACAACGTTTGGTCTGAAGATAATGTACTTTCAATTCTAAAAAATCAAGTAGTTTTAATTTCGTTATATGTAGATGATCAAAGACTACTGCCTAAAAATGAACAGTTTGTTTCTGAAAAAACAGGATCTGAGATTGAAACGATAGGGGATAAATGGACTGATTTTATGATTTCAAAATACAATACAAATACACAACCCTTGTATGTTTTGATAGATTTACAAGGAAATTCTCTTAATAAAGAACAACCAACAATAAGTTATGTAAGTGTGACAGAATATGAGAATTGGTTGAAGACAGGTATTTCGAATTTTAAGAAATAG
- the tilS gene encoding tRNA lysidine(34) synthetase TilS codes for MKNTLQKHIEKEIPFLNKKRLLLAVSGGLDSMVLLHLFQELGFDIAIAHCNFQLRGMESFGDQKFIQEYADANKIPIYVTQFDTEGFAKDYKLSTQVAARELRYNWFYELLEEEKFDYLLTAHHADDNLETFLINFTRGTGLEGLTGIPVQNDKIIRPLLFLTRNDIDNYAKEHHIQWREDSSNASDKYVRNKIRHHLIPILKELNPNFMTSFLKTESYLRQSQCMADDAAIMVYQQVAHEVGGQIHFDLNKLLQLSNYQSYLYQWLKDFGFTAWDDIYDLVNSQSGKQVFTTEYRLLKDRDSLIVSSLGHDEIAKEFYIEENQAEVKIPLNFSLCKVDDISVGSNKTIFVDEDQLVFPLLLRKWKTGDVFMPFGMNGKSKKVSKFFKDEKISLIEKENTWILCSGDQIVWVVGMRADNRFKTVNTTKNILRIELI; via the coding sequence ATGAAAAATACACTTCAAAAGCATATTGAAAAAGAGATTCCTTTTTTGAATAAAAAAAGACTACTACTTGCTGTAAGTGGAGGTTTGGATAGTATGGTTTTATTGCATTTGTTTCAAGAATTGGGATTTGATATAGCTATCGCACATTGTAATTTTCAGCTTCGCGGAATGGAGAGTTTTGGTGATCAAAAATTCATACAAGAGTATGCGGATGCTAATAAAATTCCTATTTATGTAACTCAGTTTGATACAGAGGGTTTTGCTAAAGATTATAAACTTTCGACTCAAGTTGCTGCTAGAGAACTGCGGTATAATTGGTTTTATGAATTGCTAGAAGAGGAAAAATTCGATTATCTACTCACAGCACATCATGCAGATGACAATCTGGAAACTTTTTTAATCAATTTTACCCGAGGAACTGGATTGGAAGGATTGACCGGTATTCCAGTTCAGAATGATAAAATAATTAGACCTTTACTTTTTTTAACTCGTAATGACATTGATAATTATGCCAAAGAGCATCATATTCAGTGGAGGGAAGATAGTAGTAATGCATCAGATAAATATGTTAGAAATAAAATTCGTCATCATTTAATTCCAATTTTGAAGGAGTTAAATCCTAATTTTATGACTTCATTTTTAAAAACAGAAAGTTATTTGCGGCAATCGCAATGCATGGCTGATGATGCGGCAATAATGGTATATCAGCAAGTTGCTCATGAGGTTGGAGGTCAAATCCATTTTGATTTAAATAAATTATTGCAGTTGTCCAATTATCAGTCGTATTTGTATCAATGGTTAAAAGATTTTGGATTTACTGCTTGGGATGATATTTATGATTTAGTAAATAGTCAGTCTGGAAAACAAGTATTTACTACCGAATATAGGCTATTAAAAGATAGGGATTCATTGATTGTTTCTTCCTTAGGACATGATGAAATAGCTAAAGAATTTTATATCGAAGAAAATCAAGCAGAAGTTAAGATTCCCTTAAATTTCAGCTTATGTAAAGTAGATGACATTTCGGTTGGTTCAAATAAAACTATCTTTGTCGATGAAGATCAATTAGTTTTTCCTTTGCTATTGCGTAAATGGAAAACTGGCGATGTTTTTATGCCTTTTGGAATGAATGGCAAATCGAAGAAAGTGAGTAAGTTTTTTAAAGATGAAAAAATATCATTGATTGAAAAAGAAAACACTTGGATTTTGTGTTCTGGAGACCAGATCGTTTGGGTTGTTGGAATGCGGGCTGATAACCGATTTAAGACTGTTAATACAACAAAAAATATACTTAGAATAGAATTAATTTAG
- a CDS encoding anthranilate synthase component I family protein, with protein MRTSIYKFIEDPIAFKQQLVGWGQQFREITFLDSNSFFNEYSNFDCVLAVDAFTSIKTDYHNAFEDLKQYQQTTKDWLFGYLSYDLKNSVEHLESNNFDDLGFADLYFFQPKKIFLLKGDQIEIQYLNMCDDEVEEDFIDILNYTKQNDISQSSVEIQQRISKQSYTDKVVKLLEHIHQGDVYEANFCMEFFAENAKINPLDKFLKLNEISQAPFTVFFKNNKQFLLSASPERYLKKEGENLISQPIKGTSKRFVDSVEDEISKNNLSQDPKERAENIMITDLVRNDLSHTAQKASVEVKELCGIYSFLQVHQMISTITSKLDSKFATVDALRTTFPMGSMTGAPKYSAMKIIEELEETKRGLYSGAVGYFMPNGDFDFNVVIRSILYNEENQYVSFSVGSAITSLSIPEKEYEECLLKAKAMLEVLQQE; from the coding sequence TTGAGAACTTCCATTTACAAATTTATTGAGGACCCAATAGCTTTCAAGCAACAGCTTGTGGGATGGGGACAACAATTTCGTGAGATAACTTTTCTGGATAGTAATTCATTTTTCAATGAATATTCTAACTTCGATTGTGTGTTAGCTGTTGATGCTTTTACATCAATAAAGACAGATTATCATAATGCTTTTGAGGATTTGAAACAATACCAGCAAACGACCAAGGATTGGTTGTTTGGTTATTTGTCTTACGATTTAAAAAATAGTGTTGAACATTTAGAATCGAATAATTTTGATGATTTAGGTTTCGCTGATTTATACTTTTTTCAGCCAAAAAAAATATTTTTATTAAAAGGAGATCAAATCGAAATTCAATATCTCAATATGTGTGATGATGAAGTTGAAGAAGATTTTATAGATATCTTAAATTACACAAAACAAAACGATATTAGCCAGAGTTCTGTTGAGATACAGCAACGCATTTCGAAGCAAAGTTACACAGATAAAGTGGTTAAATTATTAGAGCATATTCATCAAGGAGATGTTTATGAAGCTAATTTTTGTATGGAATTTTTTGCAGAAAATGCCAAAATTAATCCTTTGGATAAATTCTTGAAACTTAATGAAATTTCACAAGCACCTTTTACTGTTTTTTTTAAGAATAATAAACAATTTTTGCTTTCGGCTTCACCAGAAAGATATCTTAAAAAAGAAGGAGAAAATCTCATTTCTCAACCAATAAAAGGAACTTCAAAGCGATTTGTTGACTCTGTTGAAGATGAAATATCTAAAAATAATTTATCACAAGATCCCAAAGAACGTGCAGAAAATATCATGATAACCGATTTGGTTCGAAATGATTTATCGCATACTGCCCAGAAAGCTTCGGTTGAAGTTAAAGAGCTTTGTGGGATTTATTCATTCCTGCAAGTACATCAAATGATTTCGACGATCACTTCCAAATTGGATTCAAAATTTGCAACAGTTGATGCGCTTAGAACAACATTTCCTATGGGGAGTATGACTGGTGCACCCAAATATTCAGCTATGAAAATTATAGAAGAGTTAGAAGAAACTAAGCGCGGTTTGTATAGTGGAGCTGTGGGGTATTTTATGCCCAATGGAGATTTTGATTTTAATGTAGTTATTCGCAGTATTTTGTATAATGAAGAAAATCAATACGTGTCTTTTTCCGTTGGTAGCGCTATAACATCATTGTCGATTCCAGAAAAAGAATATGAGGAATGTTTACTTAAAGCTAAAGCAATGCTAGAAGTTTTGCAGCAAGAGTGA
- a CDS encoding DUF4349 domain-containing protein — protein sequence MNKIVKQSLTLLTLTVLLFAGCKKSDAPQEETVSANAISADTVSSSAAVEKEGSTRKFIRTADIKFKVKNVTQSTYTIENITNKFDGFVTYTNLQSNIIDEFETKISLDITLQTIRYNVENDITIRVPNKRLDTVIKSIAKQIDFLDYRIIKADDISLKMLSNQLSQTRSASNEKRIEKAIDTKGKKINDIMDAENTLANQKEQNDTAKLDNLSIQDQVNFSTLTIKIYQNESVKTEVIANTKDSNFYKPNIGIRILDSLKSGWYVLLNIIVFLFEIWWLLILAIGGFFLYKKFTKKE from the coding sequence ATGAACAAAATTGTTAAACAAAGCTTAACACTATTAACCCTTACTGTATTATTATTTGCTGGCTGCAAAAAATCCGATGCTCCACAGGAAGAAACAGTATCCGCTAATGCAATTTCTGCAGACACAGTTTCTTCTTCGGCAGCTGTCGAAAAAGAAGGAAGCACGCGCAAATTTATTCGAACTGCTGACATAAAATTCAAAGTAAAGAATGTTACCCAATCCACTTATACTATTGAAAACATAACTAATAAATTTGATGGATTTGTTACTTATACGAATTTACAAAGTAATATTATTGATGAATTTGAAACTAAAATAAGTCTGGACATTACTCTACAAACTATTCGGTACAACGTAGAAAACGACATTACTATTCGTGTACCTAATAAACGCCTTGACACGGTTATTAAATCTATTGCGAAGCAAATAGATTTTCTAGATTATCGCATTATAAAAGCTGATGATATTTCGCTAAAAATGCTTTCGAACCAACTTTCACAAACAAGAAGTGCCAGCAACGAAAAAAGAATAGAAAAAGCCATTGATACCAAAGGCAAAAAAATCAATGATATAATGGATGCTGAGAATACTTTGGCAAACCAAAAAGAGCAAAATGACACAGCTAAACTTGACAATCTCTCTATCCAAGATCAAGTCAATTTTAGCACACTGACTATCAAAATCTATCAGAATGAATCTGTAAAAACTGAGGTTATAGCAAATACAAAAGATTCCAATTTCTACAAACCTAATATTGGCATACGCATACTCGATTCTCTAAAATCGGGTTGGTATGTACTTCTTAATATTATTGTTTTTCTATTCGAAATTTGGTGGTTATTAATATTGGCTATTGGCGGATTTTTTCTTTATAAAAAATTCACCAAAAAAGAATAA
- a CDS encoding DoxX family protein has protein sequence MKTATFFIRTIIGILLILVSLAYFFNLMPDLSTSGDFKAFQLGLISSIYLMPMVKTIELLCGISYLTGKYVTLSNIIVLPVSTNILFINFFLNPNGMPLAFFVFFGNLFLIYSYWKNYKPLLTA, from the coding sequence ATGAAAACTGCCACATTCTTTATCCGTACAATAATTGGCATATTGCTAATTTTAGTTTCTCTTGCTTACTTTTTCAATTTAATGCCTGATCTTTCAACTAGCGGCGATTTCAAGGCTTTCCAATTAGGCTTAATATCATCGATTTATTTAATGCCAATGGTTAAGACAATAGAACTTTTATGTGGTATTTCTTATCTCACAGGTAAATATGTAACCTTATCTAATATTATTGTACTTCCAGTTAGTACAAACATTTTATTTATAAATTTCTTCTTAAATCCAAACGGAATGCCACTTGCTTTTTTTGTATTCTTTGGGAATTTATTTTTAATTTACAGTTATTGGAAAAATTACAAACCCTTACTTACAGCATAA
- the lpdA gene encoding dihydrolipoyl dehydrogenase, protein MSSFDVVIIGSGPGGYVSAIRCAQLGFKTAIIEKYSTLGGTCLNVGCIPSKALLSSSHHYAEIKHFADHGIEVSGDVKVNLEKMIARKQAVVDQTSGGVNFLMEKNKITVFNGLGSFVDATHVAIAKADGTSETIEAKNIIIATGSKPSSLPFIKIDKERIITSTEALALKEIPKHLVIIGGGVIGIELGQVYLRLGAQVSVVEFMDRIIPGMDGALSKELTKVLKKQGMKFYTSHKVQSVERNGDVVVVQAENAKGEVITLEGDYSLVSVGRRPYTDGLNADKAGVKISDRGQVEVNDHLQTSTPNVYAIGDVVRGAMLAHKAEEEGTMVAEILAGQKPHIDYNLIPGVVYTWPEVAAVGQTEEQLKASGVEYKVGSFPFKALGRARASGDLDGFVKILADKKTDEVLGVHMIGARTADLIAEAVVAMEYKASAEDISRMSHAHPTFAEAVKEAALSATDNRALHV, encoded by the coding sequence ATGAGTTCATTTGACGTAGTCATTATAGGTTCTGGGCCAGGCGGATATGTTTCGGCTATTCGTTGTGCACAATTGGGTTTCAAAACAGCAATTATAGAAAAATATAGTACTTTGGGAGGTACATGCTTAAACGTAGGTTGTATTCCTTCAAAAGCATTGTTGTCTTCATCACATCATTATGCTGAAATCAAACATTTTGCTGATCATGGAATTGAAGTTTCCGGAGATGTAAAAGTGAATTTAGAAAAAATGATTGCACGCAAACAAGCAGTTGTTGACCAAACATCAGGTGGTGTAAATTTCTTGATGGAGAAAAATAAAATTACTGTTTTTAATGGTTTAGGATCCTTTGTAGATGCGACTCACGTGGCTATCGCGAAAGCAGATGGAACATCTGAAACTATTGAAGCTAAAAATATTATTATTGCTACAGGTTCTAAACCATCTTCTTTACCTTTTATCAAAATCGACAAAGAAAGAATCATTACTTCAACAGAAGCTTTGGCTTTAAAAGAAATACCAAAACACCTTGTAATTATTGGAGGAGGAGTTATTGGGATTGAATTGGGGCAAGTGTATTTGAGATTAGGAGCGCAAGTTTCGGTAGTTGAATTCATGGACAGAATTATTCCAGGAATGGATGGTGCTTTGTCTAAAGAATTGACTAAAGTGTTGAAAAAACAAGGGATGAAGTTTTATACTTCTCACAAAGTTCAATCTGTTGAAAGAAATGGTGATGTTGTAGTTGTTCAAGCTGAGAATGCTAAAGGTGAAGTTATTACTCTTGAAGGAGATTATTCATTAGTTTCTGTTGGTCGTCGTCCATATACTGATGGATTGAATGCTGATAAAGCTGGAGTGAAAATTTCGGATAGAGGACAAGTTGAAGTAAACGATCATTTACAAACTTCTACGCCAAATGTTTATGCAATTGGTGATGTGGTTCGTGGAGCAATGTTGGCTCACAAAGCAGAAGAAGAAGGAACTATGGTTGCTGAAATTCTTGCTGGTCAAAAACCACATATTGATTATAATTTGATTCCAGGTGTTGTTTATACTTGGCCTGAGGTTGCTGCTGTTGGACAAACAGAAGAGCAATTGAAAGCATCTGGTGTAGAATACAAAGTAGGAAGTTTTCCTTTCAAAGCATTAGGAAGAGCTCGTGCTAGTGGAGATCTTGATGGATTTGTAAAAATCCTTGCTGATAAAAAAACGGATGAAGTTTTAGGAGTTCACATGATTGGTGCCAGAACAGCTGATTTGATTGCTGAAGCAGTTGTTGCTATGGAGTATAAAGCTTCTGCTGAAGATATTTCCAGAATGTCACACGCGCATCCAACATTTGCGGAAGCAGTAAAAGAAGCGGCACTATCTGCTACAGATAATAGAGCTTTGCACGTATAG